One Agrobacterium vaccinii DNA window includes the following coding sequences:
- the mce gene encoding methylmalonyl-CoA epimerase, translating to MLGRINHIAIAVPDLAAAVATYRDTLGAAVSQPQALPEHGVTVVFVELPNTKVELLAPLGENSPIAAFLEKNPSGGMHHICYEVTDIIAARDRLKADGARVLGEGKPKIGAHGKPVLFLHPKDFCGTLIELEQA from the coding sequence ATGCTGGGTCGTATCAACCATATCGCGATTGCCGTGCCGGATCTGGCCGCGGCAGTCGCCACATACCGCGATACGCTGGGTGCCGCTGTTTCCCAGCCTCAGGCTTTGCCGGAACACGGCGTGACTGTCGTTTTCGTGGAACTTCCGAATACCAAGGTGGAACTGCTGGCGCCGCTGGGCGAAAACTCTCCCATTGCGGCCTTCCTCGAAAAGAACCCGTCCGGCGGCATGCACCACATCTGTTATGAGGTCACTGACATCATCGCCGCGCGTGATCGCCTCAAGGCCGATGGCGCGCGCGTGCTGGGCGAGGGGAAACCGAAGATCGGTGCGCATGGCAAACCGGTTCTGTTTCTCCACCCAAAAGATTTCTGTGGGACTTTGATTGAGCTTGAACAGGCGTGA
- a CDS encoding DUF1467 family protein, with protein MQWLSTFAVFFIVWWTVLFIVLPIGLRTQSEDGDVALGTVASAPTRFKGGQIVLMTTVISLAICGLWYVGTWYFGFSMDDLPRIIPVYD; from the coding sequence ATGCAGTGGCTTTCGACATTCGCCGTTTTTTTCATCGTCTGGTGGACGGTCCTGTTCATCGTGTTGCCGATTGGTCTTCGCACGCAGTCAGAGGATGGCGATGTAGCACTCGGAACCGTGGCCAGCGCACCGACCCGTTTCAAAGGTGGTCAGATCGTGCTGATGACGACGGTCATTTCCCTTGCTATTTGCGGCCTCTGGTACGTTGGCACTTGGTATTTTGGCTTCAGCATGGACGACCTGCCACGCATTATCCCCGTTTACGACTGA
- the proS gene encoding proline--tRNA ligase yields MRLSRYFLPILKENPKEAEIVSHRLMLRAGMVRQQSQGIYSWLPLGKRVLDKVNKIVREEQDRSGAIELLMPTLQSADLWQESGRYEDYGKEMLRIKDRQDRAMLYGPTNEEMITDIFRSYVKSYKTLPLNLYHIQLKFRDEVRPRFGTMRSREFLMKDAYSFDLTKEDAIHSYNKMFTAYLRTFSRLGLRAIPMRADTGPIGGNHSHEFIILADTGESEVFCHKSFLDRGIPSDDTNFDDVDGLQGIFNEWTTDYAATSEMHDEAAFNAIPEGERLSARGIEVGHIFYFGTKYSEPMGAKVQGPDGKEHLVHMGSYGIGPTRLVPAIIEASHDENGIIWPESVAPFDVVIINMKAGDAACDAACEKLYYSLSNAGKDVLYDDTDDRAGQKFATADLIGVPMQIIVGPRSVAAGEVEVKNRKTGARETVTIEAAMNRVLG; encoded by the coding sequence ATGCGCCTTAGCCGTTACTTTTTGCCCATCCTCAAGGAAAATCCCAAGGAAGCGGAAATCGTCTCGCACCGCCTTATGCTGCGTGCAGGCATGGTCCGTCAGCAGAGCCAAGGCATTTACTCCTGGCTGCCGCTGGGCAAGCGCGTCTTGGACAAGGTCAACAAGATCGTCCGCGAAGAGCAGGACCGTTCCGGTGCCATCGAGCTTCTGATGCCGACGCTCCAGAGCGCGGACCTGTGGCAGGAAAGCGGTCGCTACGAAGACTACGGCAAGGAAATGCTGCGCATCAAGGACCGTCAGGACCGTGCGATGCTCTATGGACCGACCAATGAAGAGATGATCACCGACATCTTCCGGTCCTATGTGAAGTCCTACAAGACCCTGCCGCTGAACCTTTACCACATTCAGCTCAAGTTCCGTGACGAGGTTCGCCCCCGTTTCGGCACCATGCGCTCGCGCGAATTCCTGATGAAGGATGCCTATTCCTTCGATCTGACCAAGGAAGACGCGATCCACTCCTATAACAAGATGTTCACTGCTTACCTGCGCACCTTCTCGCGCCTCGGTCTGCGTGCCATTCCCATGCGCGCCGATACCGGCCCAATCGGTGGCAACCACAGCCATGAATTCATCATTCTGGCCGACACCGGCGAATCCGAAGTGTTCTGCCACAAGAGCTTCCTCGATCGCGGCATTCCATCAGACGATACCAACTTCGATGACGTCGATGGTCTCCAGGGCATCTTCAATGAGTGGACGACAGATTACGCCGCCACCTCCGAAATGCATGACGAAGCCGCTTTCAATGCAATCCCCGAAGGCGAACGCCTTTCGGCCCGCGGTATCGAAGTCGGTCACATCTTCTATTTCGGCACGAAATATTCCGAGCCAATGGGCGCGAAAGTTCAGGGTCCCGATGGCAAAGAACACCTTGTCCACATGGGTTCCTATGGCATTGGCCCCACACGCCTTGTTCCCGCCATCATTGAAGCATCGCATGACGAGAACGGAATCATCTGGCCAGAATCGGTTGCTCCTTTCGATGTCGTCATTATCAACATGAAGGCTGGCGATGCTGCCTGTGATGCCGCTTGCGAAAAGCTGTATTACTCGCTGAGCAATGCGGGCAAGGATGTTCTCTACGACGACACGGACGACCGCGCAGGCCAGAAATTCGCGACGGCGGACCTTATCGGTGTGCCGATGCAGATCATCGTCGGCCCGCGTAGCGTTGCTGCCGGTGAGGTCGAGGTCAAGAATCGCAAGACAGGCGCACGCGAAACCGTGACCATCGAAGCGGCAATGAACAGAGTGCTTGGCTGA
- a CDS encoding ribonuclease J yields MTTKDEFVFLPLGGVGEIGMNLALYGYGPATKRQWIMVDCGVTFAGLDLPGIDLVLPDISFIEAQRGNLKAIIITHAHEDHYGALNDLWPSLKVPVYASGFTAGMLEAKRNYEGTRAEIPITPFKAGDRINVGPFEIEAIGVNHSIPEPMSLVIRTPLGNAVHTGDWKIDHAPSLGPFTDEARFRAVGEEGVLAMMCDSTNALRDGVSPSEEQVSEGLRQIIENAEGRVAITTFSSNVGRIRSIAQAAERAGREVLLLGSSLKRVVNVSQDLGIMEGIKPFLAEDEFGYIPRNKVVVILTGSQGESRAALAKLSRDEMRNVALASGDTVVFSSRAIPGNEKAIQDIKNGLIEQGVHIVTDNEALVHVSGHPRRNELLQMYEWVKPQILVPVHGEAAHLVAQKELAEEAGIGQVPKVRNGNILRLAPGPAEVIDDAPHGRIFKDGRLLGDFEEMGIGDRRKLSFAGHVSINVLLDSRFDFQGDPDVVAFGLPEFDDEGEAMEDTLYDAVLGAVESIPRARRKDLNIVRESIRRAVRATANQVWGKKPIVTVFVTKV; encoded by the coding sequence ATGACAACAAAAGACGAATTCGTATTCCTGCCTCTCGGTGGCGTTGGTGAAATCGGCATGAACCTGGCGCTCTATGGCTACGGCCCGGCGACCAAGCGTCAGTGGATCATGGTCGATTGCGGCGTGACCTTCGCGGGCCTCGATCTGCCTGGTATCGATCTCGTACTGCCGGATATCAGCTTCATTGAAGCGCAGCGCGGAAATCTCAAAGCCATCATCATCACCCACGCGCATGAAGACCATTACGGCGCGCTGAACGATCTGTGGCCAAGCCTCAAGGTTCCGGTCTATGCGTCCGGCTTTACCGCCGGCATGCTGGAAGCCAAGCGCAATTACGAAGGCACCCGCGCCGAAATCCCGATCACGCCATTCAAGGCGGGTGACCGCATCAATGTCGGCCCGTTCGAGATAGAGGCGATCGGCGTCAACCACTCGATCCCTGAACCCATGTCGCTCGTCATCCGCACTCCGCTCGGCAATGCCGTGCATACGGGCGACTGGAAGATCGACCACGCGCCATCGCTCGGACCCTTCACCGATGAAGCACGCTTCCGCGCTGTCGGTGAAGAGGGCGTGCTGGCGATGATGTGCGATAGCACCAATGCGCTTCGCGACGGCGTTTCGCCATCCGAAGAACAGGTGTCGGAAGGTCTGCGTCAGATCATCGAAAATGCCGAGGGACGCGTGGCGATCACCACCTTCTCGTCCAATGTCGGGCGTATCAGGTCCATCGCCCAGGCAGCCGAACGTGCAGGCCGCGAAGTGCTGTTGCTCGGCTCCTCGCTCAAGCGCGTCGTCAATGTCTCCCAGGATCTCGGCATCATGGAAGGCATCAAGCCGTTTCTGGCCGAAGACGAATTCGGCTACATTCCCCGCAACAAGGTCGTCGTCATCCTCACCGGCTCGCAGGGCGAATCGCGCGCAGCACTTGCAAAGCTCTCGCGTGATGAGATGCGCAACGTGGCGCTGGCGTCCGGTGATACCGTCGTCTTCTCGTCGCGCGCTATTCCGGGCAATGAAAAGGCCATTCAGGATATCAAGAACGGCCTGATCGAGCAGGGCGTTCACATCGTCACGGATAATGAGGCGCTGGTTCACGTCTCCGGCCATCCACGCCGCAACGAACTTTTGCAGATGTATGAGTGGGTGAAGCCACAAATTCTGGTGCCCGTGCACGGCGAAGCCGCGCATCTGGTGGCGCAGAAGGAATTGGCCGAAGAGGCCGGCATCGGGCAGGTTCCCAAGGTTCGCAACGGCAATATTCTGCGCCTGGCGCCAGGGCCTGCCGAGGTGATCGATGACGCGCCGCATGGCCGTATCTTCAAGGATGGCCGTCTGCTGGGCGATTTCGAGGAAATGGGCATAGGCGACCGCCGCAAGCTGTCCTTTGCGGGTCATGTCTCGATCAATGTTCTGCTCGACAGCCGTTTCGATTTTCAGGGCGATCCTGACGTCGTTGCCTTCGGCCTGCCGGAGTTCGATGACGAAGGCGAGGCAATGGAAGACACGCTCTATGACGCCGTGCTGGGTGCCGTCGAAAGCATTCCGCGTGCGCGCCGCAAGGATTTGAACATCGTTCGGGAGTCCATCCGCCGCGCTGTGCGCGCCACGGCCAATCAGGTCTGGGGCAAGAAGCCGATCGTGACTGTCTTCGTCACCAAGGTGTAA
- a CDS encoding biotin--[acetyl-CoA-carboxylase] ligase has protein sequence MKTGRVSVDDFRHEALAETTSTNVECFARARAGDGGNLWVTANRQSGGRGRRGRPWVSEPGNLYASLLLIDPASMEHIGSLPLAFALAVYRAVGALLPAGGAPLEIKWPNDILIGRKKTCGILMEAETLPDGRAALVIGIGINIAHMPDNPAYPVTRLGEHGAACGPYELFAHLFREVAHILQMWNRGQGVADVMRLWRAAACGIGEPITVNLPDRSIHGRFAGIDDKGFLLLEEDGGPTRAIAAGDVFFG, from the coding sequence ATGAAAACGGGCCGGGTGTCAGTGGATGACTTCCGGCACGAAGCCTTGGCCGAGACGACATCGACCAATGTGGAATGCTTCGCCCGCGCACGGGCAGGCGATGGCGGCAATCTCTGGGTGACAGCCAACAGGCAGAGCGGTGGCCGTGGCCGCCGCGGCAGGCCTTGGGTGTCTGAGCCCGGCAATCTCTATGCCTCTCTTCTTCTGATCGATCCCGCATCCATGGAGCATATCGGCTCCCTGCCGCTGGCCTTTGCGCTGGCGGTTTATCGCGCTGTGGGGGCTTTGCTACCCGCCGGTGGCGCGCCGCTCGAAATCAAATGGCCGAACGATATTCTCATTGGACGCAAGAAGACTTGCGGTATTCTGATGGAAGCCGAAACTTTGCCCGATGGGCGCGCCGCGCTCGTCATTGGCATCGGCATCAACATCGCCCATATGCCCGACAATCCGGCTTACCCGGTGACACGTCTTGGCGAACACGGCGCAGCCTGCGGCCCCTACGAGCTTTTCGCTCACCTGTTTCGCGAAGTAGCTCATATTCTTCAGATGTGGAATCGCGGGCAGGGTGTTGCCGACGTCATGCGGCTGTGGCGCGCGGCGGCCTGCGGCATTGGCGAGCCGATCACCGTCAATTTGCCGGATCGTTCTATCCATGGGCGTTTTGCCGGAATTGATGATAAGGGTTTCCTGTTGCTGGAAGAAGATGGTGGTCCCACCCGCGCCATTGCCGCTGGCGACGTATTTTTCGGTTGA